A DNA window from Gemmatimonadota bacterium contains the following coding sequences:
- a CDS encoding alpha/beta hydrolase has translation MNQLVNQNGQIIPLTSLTEWEEKRAKILRATQKIMGPLPEDEKRCPLAVDIAEEVDCGTYIRRMITYAAEPGDRARAYLLIPKQALDGHECPAVLCPHPTHATLGYKTVVGLGDRPNRAYASELAERGFVTIAPSYPMLAEYWPDIFGLGYESGTMKAIWDNIRAIDLLETLPYVKRGPVGAIGHSLGGHNSVYTAVFEPRIGVVVSSCGLDSYIDYKDGNLAGWTQDRYMPKLKNYVHRLWDIPFDFHDLIAALAPRPCFIAAPLRDSNFKWQSVDAVVNAASRVYELYDATENLIVEHPDCEHDFPNAMREQAYQLFEKHLG, from the coding sequence ATGAATCAACTCGTCAATCAAAACGGTCAAATTATTCCGCTCACTTCACTAACAGAGTGGGAAGAAAAGCGCGCGAAAATACTCCGAGCAACGCAGAAAATAATGGGTCCTTTACCGGAAGACGAGAAGCGATGTCCCCTCGCTGTGGATATCGCAGAAGAAGTGGATTGCGGGACGTATATCAGGCGAATGATCACCTACGCCGCAGAACCCGGCGACCGTGCACGGGCGTATCTATTAATCCCAAAACAGGCGTTGGATGGTCATGAATGTCCAGCCGTCTTGTGTCCACACCCAACGCATGCGACATTGGGATACAAAACCGTCGTGGGACTGGGCGACCGCCCCAATCGGGCTTATGCCAGCGAATTGGCCGAACGCGGCTTTGTCACCATCGCACCGTCCTATCCCATGCTCGCGGAATATTGGCCCGATATATTCGGTCTGGGCTATGAAAGCGGAACCATGAAGGCGATATGGGACAATATCCGGGCGATTGATCTGCTGGAAACACTGCCGTATGTAAAGCGGGGACCCGTCGGAGCAATCGGGCACTCTCTGGGCGGGCATAACTCGGTCTATACCGCTGTTTTTGAACCGCGCATCGGCGTTGTGGTATCGAGTTGTGGACTGGATTCTTACATAGACTACAAAGACGGAAATCTCGCTGGATGGACACAGGATCGGTATATGCCCAAATTGAAAAATTACGTCCATCGGCTGTGGGATATACCCTTTGATTTTCACGACTTAATCGCGGCATTGGCACCCCGACCCTGTTTTATTGCCGCGCCTTTGCGCGACAGCAATTTCAAATGGCAAAGTGTAGATGCCGTTGTCAACGCAGCCTCGCGCGTGTACGAACTTTACGATGCAACAGAAAATCTGATTGTCGAACACCCCGATTGCGAACACGATTTTCCCAACGCCATGCGCGAACAGGCGTATCAATTATTTGAAAAACACCTTGGATAA